Part of the bacterium genome, GCGGCGGCGCAGCCCGCGGCGGAGCAGCCGGGGGCGGCGGGCGCCGCGACCGGGCAACGCATCGCCTCGATCACGGCGCTCCAGAGCGTGACGTTCCGTCAGGTCGACCAGGAGAGCGGCAAGGAGCGTTACGCCACCGGCGAGCAGGGCATCTACGACGCCGAGCGGCGCACGGTGACGCTCACGGGGGCGCCGCGGCTGTGGGAGGGGAAGAACGTCATCGTCGGCGAGCAGATGGTCTTCCACCTCGAGGACAAGAAGGTCGTCGTCAAGGGCAAGGTCAACCTCGTCGTCTACCCCGACGAGGCGAAGGACGCCGGGAAGGGGAAGACGTCGCCGTGACCAGCGTGCTCAGGGCCGAGGGGCTCGTCAAGACCTACCGCTCGCGCACGGTGGTC contains:
- a CDS encoding LptA/OstA family protein, which codes for TQPGRQAQEQPARAPQPPVRISAESAEYFNAENLVVFTGKVVAVQADTTITAERMEVRFAPPAGATGATGGQAAAQPAAEQPGAAGAATGQRIASITALQSVTFRQVDQESGKERYATGEQGIYDAERRTVTLTGAPRLWEGKNVIVGEQMVFHLEDKKVVVKGKVNLVVYPDEAKDAGKGKTSP